Proteins from one Catenuloplanes atrovinosus genomic window:
- a CDS encoding macro domain-containing protein: MPAIEVVLGDLTTQHVDAIVTAANESLLGGGGVDRAVHAAAGPELAAAGSRLAPLDPGDAVATPAFRLDPPVRHVIHTVGPVWEGGGYGEADLLASCYRRCLEVADALGVRSLAVPAISTGVYGYPPADAARIAVSTLLGTRTGVDVVRLVAFDEGTRDLLETELAAQGGR; this comes from the coding sequence ATGCCCGCGATCGAGGTCGTGCTCGGCGACCTGACCACGCAGCACGTCGACGCGATCGTCACCGCCGCCAACGAGTCGCTGCTCGGCGGCGGCGGAGTGGACCGGGCGGTGCACGCGGCGGCCGGGCCGGAGCTCGCGGCCGCCGGGTCCCGGCTCGCACCGCTCGACCCGGGCGACGCGGTCGCCACGCCCGCGTTCCGCCTGGACCCGCCGGTCCGGCACGTGATCCACACGGTGGGGCCGGTGTGGGAGGGCGGTGGATACGGCGAGGCGGACCTGCTCGCCTCCTGTTACCGGCGGTGCCTGGAGGTCGCGGACGCGCTCGGCGTGCGCAGCCTCGCCGTCCCGGCGATCAGCACCGGCGTGTACGGGTACCCGCCCGCGGACGCGGCCCGGATCGCGGTGTCGACGCTGCTGGGCACGCGTACCGGCGTGGACGTCGTCCGTTTGGTCGCCTTCGACGAGGGAACTCGTGATCTCCTGGAGACGGAGCTGGCGGCACAGGGGGGACGATGA
- a CDS encoding VOC family protein produces the protein MTVRLTQWTIDVLDVELMASFWSAALGYRTERGDDGAAKLYPSSAYAPTVWLQPGGAVKRDKNRNHPDLTPAPGTTVDEEVERLIALGARRVDIGQTGDEPFEVLADPEGNEFCVLHP, from the coding sequence ATGACGGTACGCCTCACACAGTGGACCATCGACGTGCTCGACGTGGAGCTGATGGCGTCGTTCTGGAGCGCCGCGCTGGGCTACCGCACGGAACGCGGCGACGACGGGGCCGCGAAGCTGTACCCCTCGTCCGCGTACGCGCCGACCGTGTGGCTGCAACCGGGCGGGGCGGTGAAGCGGGACAAGAACCGGAACCATCCGGACCTGACACCGGCGCCCGGGACCACGGTGGACGAGGAGGTGGAGCGGCTGATCGCGCTCGGCGCCCGGCGCGTCGACATCGGGCAGACGGGCGACGAGCCGTTCGAGGTCCTCGCCGACCCGGAGGGCAACGAGTTCTGCGTGCTGCATCCGTGA
- a CDS encoding YkvA family protein, with translation MSVEDRLLIAGIALLALAMLAGVIVLGFRVWKMRRMLTELGAGGKFAFWGAIIYTISPVDLLPDPILLDDLGLLAGSLVYLTHLVRKVRASRAAQVQPPHGPGPQLRAPHPTGSQPPVPQGQQPYRPGPQVSAPAQPQQPPAPQPFGPPYQQSVPPQPPYPPQ, from the coding sequence ATGTCTGTGGAAGACCGGCTGCTGATCGCCGGCATCGCCCTGCTCGCGCTCGCGATGCTGGCGGGCGTGATCGTCCTCGGTTTCCGGGTGTGGAAGATGCGCCGGATGCTGACGGAGCTGGGGGCGGGCGGCAAGTTCGCGTTCTGGGGCGCGATCATCTACACGATCTCGCCGGTCGACCTGCTGCCGGACCCGATTCTGCTGGACGATCTGGGTCTGCTGGCGGGCTCGTTGGTGTATCTGACCCACTTGGTCCGCAAGGTGCGAGCGAGTCGAGCCGCGCAGGTTCAGCCGCCGCACGGGCCGGGTCCGCAGCTCCGGGCGCCGCACCCGACGGGCTCGCAGCCACCTGTTCCGCAGGGGCAGCAGCCGTACCGGCCGGGTCCGCAGGTGTCGGCTCCTGCGCAACCGCAGCAGCCGCCGGCTCCGCAGCCGTTCGGTCCGCCGTATCAGCAGTCCGTGCCGCCGCAACCGCCCTATCCACCGCAGTAG
- a CDS encoding LPXTG cell wall anchor domain-containing protein translates to MNHLFRTLGVVALTVGALAVPAAAQAAAAPAVLGTATDVDAAGKPIPFPIQRGESVPVTVGVHNYGAEPVSGVLVRIYALNDLDLPKDFTNCRYFTDSNLDGAWCSFDGELAAGGTYATAQFEIAATPDAQPDRVQSVIFSWTPKAEADLGGDIDALAAADSSGGVVPVAGTKTALTLAPRALTVPAQPSRVGFAYPRLVTPSATASPTASPAATASGTAAAPAPTSTPTSAPAPGGEGGGLPVTGANTAVIAGVGALLVLAGTIGFLLARRRTRFIS, encoded by the coding sequence ATGAATCACCTGTTCCGCACGCTCGGCGTCGTGGCCCTGACCGTGGGCGCGCTCGCGGTCCCGGCCGCCGCCCAGGCCGCCGCCGCCCCGGCCGTGCTCGGCACCGCGACCGATGTGGACGCGGCCGGTAAGCCGATCCCGTTCCCGATCCAGCGGGGCGAGTCCGTGCCCGTCACGGTGGGCGTCCACAACTACGGCGCCGAGCCGGTCTCCGGTGTGCTGGTGCGCATCTACGCGCTGAACGACCTGGACCTGCCGAAGGACTTCACCAACTGCCGGTACTTCACCGACAGCAACCTCGACGGCGCCTGGTGCTCGTTCGACGGGGAACTGGCCGCCGGCGGTACGTACGCGACCGCGCAGTTCGAGATCGCCGCGACACCCGACGCCCAGCCCGACCGGGTGCAGTCCGTCATCTTCTCCTGGACCCCGAAGGCCGAGGCCGACCTCGGCGGCGACATCGACGCCCTGGCCGCGGCCGACAGCAGCGGCGGCGTCGTACCGGTGGCCGGCACCAAGACGGCGCTCACCCTCGCACCGCGCGCCCTCACGGTGCCGGCGCAGCCCTCCCGGGTCGGCTTCGCCTATCCGAGGCTCGTCACCCCGTCCGCCACGGCCTCGCCCACCGCGTCCCCGGCCGCCACCGCCTCCGGCACCGCCGCCGCTCCCGCCCCCACCTCCACTCCCACCTCCGCTCCCGCTCCCGGCGGTGAGGGTGGCGGTCTCCCGGTGACCGGCGCGAACACCGCCGTGATCGCCGGCGTCGGCGCGCTCCTGGTCCTGGCCGGCACCATCGGCTTCCTCCTTGCCCGCCGCCGCACCCGCTTCATCTCCTGA
- a CDS encoding RtcB family protein, which produces MEKINERLINWASILEPKTREQAERTSTLPFIFPHLALMPDAHLGKGATVGSVIPTLGAIIPAAVGVDIGCGMAAVKTQFHRSSLTGNLSALREAIERAIPLSAGGVNSRLSDTAAARIAHLTRLADKAGFNPADFAAKWELQLGSLGSGNHFIECSTDENGMVWLFLHSGSRGVGNRIAGHHIQIARDLMKRYWIDLPDLDMAYLAEGTDEFEAYIAALNWAQEYALLNREEMMDRLVACFSEWQGEAVIESERVSCHHNYTTREKHFGREVWLSRKGAINAARGVAGLIPGSMGDASYVVVGKGNPVALNSAPHGAGRNYSRSAARRAFTRDQLREAMKGIEYRDTDAFIDEIPQAYKPIDQVMTDAADLVEIRHTLRQFVNVKGD; this is translated from the coding sequence GTGGAGAAGATCAACGAACGGCTCATCAACTGGGCCAGCATCCTCGAACCGAAGACCCGTGAGCAGGCGGAGCGTACGTCCACGCTGCCGTTCATCTTCCCGCACCTCGCGCTGATGCCGGACGCGCACCTGGGCAAGGGCGCGACCGTGGGCTCGGTCATCCCGACGCTCGGCGCGATCATCCCGGCCGCCGTGGGCGTGGACATCGGCTGCGGCATGGCGGCCGTGAAGACGCAGTTCCACCGCTCGTCGCTGACCGGGAACCTGTCGGCGCTGCGCGAGGCGATCGAGCGCGCGATCCCGCTCTCCGCCGGCGGGGTGAACTCGCGCCTGTCGGACACCGCGGCCGCACGGATCGCCCACCTGACCCGGCTGGCGGACAAGGCGGGGTTCAACCCGGCGGACTTCGCGGCCAAGTGGGAGCTGCAGCTGGGCTCGCTCGGCTCCGGCAACCACTTCATCGAGTGCAGCACGGACGAGAACGGCATGGTCTGGCTGTTCCTGCACTCCGGTTCGCGCGGCGTCGGCAACCGGATCGCCGGCCACCACATCCAGATCGCGCGCGACCTGATGAAGCGGTACTGGATCGACCTGCCCGACCTGGACATGGCGTACCTGGCCGAGGGCACGGACGAGTTCGAGGCCTACATCGCGGCGCTGAACTGGGCGCAGGAGTACGCGCTGCTCAACCGCGAGGAGATGATGGACCGCCTGGTGGCCTGCTTCTCCGAGTGGCAGGGCGAGGCCGTGATCGAGTCCGAGCGGGTCAGCTGCCACCACAACTACACGACCCGGGAGAAGCACTTCGGCCGCGAGGTGTGGCTGTCCCGCAAGGGCGCGATCAACGCGGCGCGCGGCGTGGCCGGGCTGATCCCCGGCTCGATGGGCGACGCGTCGTACGTGGTGGTCGGCAAGGGCAACCCGGTCGCGCTGAACTCCGCGCCGCACGGCGCGGGCCGCAACTACTCGCGATCGGCCGCGCGCCGCGCGTTCACCCGCGACCAGCTGCGCGAGGCGATGAAGGGCATCGAGTACCGCGACACGGACGCGTTCATCGACGAGATCCCGCAGGCCTACAAGCCGATCGACCAGGTGATGACGGACGCGGCCGACCTGGTCGAGATCCGCCACACGCTGCGCCAGTTCGTCAACGTCAAGGGCGACTGA
- a CDS encoding sigma 54-interacting transcriptional regulator produces MTETPEALVPNPPAGLPRTIGELKAAGHIFRTVKEELRENLLAQLRSGEARFPGVVGYDDTVLPEVERALLAGHDMVLLGERGQGKTRLIRSLVNLLDEWTPVLPGSELNEHPLNPITPSARQHVIENKDDTRIAWLHRSMRYGEKLATPDTSVGDLIGDVDPIKIAQGRTLGDPETIHFGLVPRTNRGVFAVNELPDLAERIQVSLLNVLEERDIQVRGYQLRMPLDILLVASANPEDYTNRGRIITPLKDRFGAEIRTHYPVDLDLELDLVKQEADLAAEVPEHVLEIVARFARAVRESPSVDQRSGVSARFAIAAAETVAAGALRRAGLRGEAQPVARVADTTSIVSTLRGKVEFESGEEGREIEILAHLLRLAVADTFRARLSGLDLSGFTDLAADGTIIESGDMVSADELLAQVGTVPGLAKVLERLGLGDAPTRGEAAAGVELVLEGLHLTRRLAKDVTDDGRTIYGS; encoded by the coding sequence GTGACAGAAACGCCAGAGGCGCTTGTGCCGAACCCGCCCGCCGGCCTGCCCCGCACGATCGGGGAGCTCAAGGCCGCCGGGCACATCTTCCGTACCGTCAAGGAGGAGCTGCGGGAGAACCTGCTCGCCCAGCTCCGCAGCGGGGAGGCGCGCTTCCCCGGCGTCGTCGGCTACGACGACACCGTGCTGCCCGAGGTCGAGCGCGCGCTGCTGGCCGGGCACGACATGGTGCTGCTCGGCGAGCGCGGCCAGGGCAAGACCCGCCTGATCCGCTCGCTGGTCAACCTGCTGGACGAGTGGACGCCGGTGCTCCCCGGCTCCGAGCTCAACGAGCACCCGCTGAACCCGATCACCCCGTCCGCGCGGCAGCACGTGATCGAGAACAAGGACGACACCAGGATCGCCTGGCTGCACCGCTCCATGCGGTACGGCGAGAAGCTGGCCACCCCGGACACCAGCGTCGGCGACCTGATCGGCGACGTCGACCCCATCAAGATCGCCCAGGGCCGGACGCTCGGCGACCCGGAGACCATTCACTTCGGTCTGGTGCCGCGCACCAACCGGGGCGTCTTCGCGGTCAACGAGCTGCCCGACCTGGCCGAGCGCATCCAGGTCAGCCTGCTCAACGTGCTGGAGGAGCGGGACATCCAGGTGCGCGGCTACCAGCTCCGCATGCCGCTGGACATCCTGCTGGTCGCCAGCGCGAACCCGGAGGACTACACGAACCGCGGCCGGATCATCACGCCGCTGAAGGACCGGTTCGGCGCGGAGATCCGTACCCACTATCCGGTCGATCTTGATCTTGAACTCGACCTGGTCAAGCAGGAGGCGGACCTGGCCGCCGAGGTGCCCGAGCACGTGCTGGAGATCGTCGCCCGGTTCGCCCGCGCGGTGCGCGAGTCGCCGAGCGTGGACCAGCGCTCCGGCGTCAGCGCCCGGTTCGCCATCGCGGCCGCCGAGACCGTGGCGGCCGGTGCGCTGCGCCGGGCCGGGCTGCGCGGTGAGGCCCAGCCGGTCGCGCGCGTCGCGGACACCACCTCGATCGTCTCCACGCTGCGCGGCAAGGTCGAGTTCGAGAGCGGCGAGGAGGGCCGGGAGATCGAGATCCTGGCGCACCTGCTGCGCCTCGCGGTGGCGGACACGTTCCGTGCCCGGCTGTCCGGGCTGGACCTGTCCGGCTTCACGGACCTGGCCGCGGACGGCACCATCATCGAGAGCGGTGACATGGTCAGCGCGGACGAGCTGCTGGCGCAGGTCGGCACCGTGCCCGGCCTGGCCAAGGTCCTCGAGCGGCTCGGGCTCGGCGACGCGCCCACCCGCGGCGAGGCGGCGGCCGGCGTCGAGCTGGTCCTGGAGGGCCTGCACCTGACCCGGCGGCTGGCCAAGGACGTCACCGACGACGGCCGCACGATCTACGGGAGCTGA
- a CDS encoding TIGR03668 family PPOX class F420-dependent oxidoreductase, translating to MDSRERVAAARVGRLATVGADGRPHLVPICFALAGDRIVSAVDHKPKRSVRLRRLANARETGVASLLVDEYDDDWTRLWWVRVDGTVSVLPAVSPAALAALTAKYPQYAARPPAGPMLVLTADRWSAWSYSDV from the coding sequence GTGGATTCGCGGGAGCGGGTGGCGGCGGCCCGGGTCGGGCGCCTGGCCACGGTCGGCGCGGACGGCCGGCCGCACCTGGTGCCGATCTGCTTCGCGCTGGCCGGCGACCGGATCGTGAGCGCGGTGGACCACAAACCCAAGCGGTCGGTACGGCTGCGCCGCCTGGCGAACGCACGGGAGACCGGCGTCGCGTCGCTGCTCGTCGACGAGTACGACGACGACTGGACCCGGCTGTGGTGGGTGCGGGTGGACGGCACCGTGTCCGTGCTGCCCGCCGTGTCCCCGGCCGCGCTGGCCGCGTTGACGGCCAAATACCCGCAGTACGCCGCGAGGCCCCCGGCGGGCCCGATGCTGGTCCTCACCGCTGATCGCTGGTCCGCCTGGTCCTATTCGGACGTTTGA
- a CDS encoding FAD-binding dehydrogenase yields MDVDVIVVGAGLAGLVAAVEAARAGRSVLVLDQEPEQNLGAQAHWSFGGLFLVDTPEQRRLGIRDSVELAWHDWLGTAAFDRDTDDWARRWAEAYVHFAAGEKRAWLRGLGHRVFPLVYWAERGGGDARGHGNTVPRFHITWGTGPGVVAPFAARAVASARFLFRHRVDQLVVESGAVVGVRGTILEPSDAPRGVATSRVAAGEFEHRAQAVIVASGGLGGDPALVRANWPARLGTPPEHLISGVPAHVDGRMLAITEAAGGRVVNADRMWHYTEGLRNWDPVWPDHGIRILPAPSPLWLDATGRRLPAPYFPGFDTLGTLTHLRATGYDHSWFILNQRIIEKEFALSGSEQNPDLTGRSVPGVVQRVRPGPPAPVAAFMRHGEDFVIAPTLPELVDGMRKLVPEVPLSLPAIQETVEARDREAANPFGKDAQLTAVRATRRYIVDRVQRVAAPHRLLDPKAGPLIAVRLNLLTRKTLGGLQTDLSARVLGPAGQPVPGLYAAGEVAGFGGGGMHGYASLEGTFLGGCLFTGRVAGREAAAAVA; encoded by the coding sequence ATGGATGTCGATGTCATCGTCGTCGGGGCCGGTCTCGCCGGGCTGGTGGCGGCCGTCGAGGCGGCGCGCGCCGGGCGCAGCGTGCTCGTCCTCGACCAGGAGCCGGAGCAGAACCTCGGCGCGCAGGCGCACTGGTCGTTCGGCGGGCTGTTCCTGGTGGACACGCCGGAGCAGCGGCGGCTCGGCATCCGCGACTCGGTGGAGCTGGCCTGGCACGACTGGCTCGGCACGGCCGCGTTCGACCGGGACACCGACGACTGGGCGCGGCGCTGGGCGGAGGCGTACGTGCACTTCGCCGCCGGCGAGAAACGCGCCTGGCTGCGCGGCCTCGGCCACCGGGTGTTCCCGCTGGTGTACTGGGCCGAGCGCGGCGGCGGGGACGCGCGCGGGCACGGCAACACGGTGCCGCGCTTCCACATCACCTGGGGCACCGGCCCCGGCGTGGTGGCGCCGTTCGCGGCCCGGGCCGTCGCGTCCGCGCGGTTCCTCTTCCGGCACCGCGTCGATCAGCTGGTGGTCGAATCGGGCGCCGTGGTCGGCGTGCGCGGCACGATCCTGGAACCCAGCGACGCCCCGCGCGGCGTCGCGACGTCACGCGTGGCCGCCGGCGAGTTCGAGCACCGCGCGCAGGCCGTGATCGTGGCCTCCGGCGGCCTCGGCGGCGATCCCGCGCTGGTCCGGGCGAACTGGCCGGCCCGGCTCGGCACGCCGCCGGAGCACCTGATCTCCGGCGTGCCCGCACACGTGGACGGCCGCATGCTGGCGATCACCGAGGCGGCCGGCGGCCGGGTGGTCAACGCGGACCGGATGTGGCACTACACCGAGGGCCTGCGCAACTGGGACCCGGTCTGGCCGGACCACGGCATCCGCATCCTGCCCGCGCCGTCGCCGCTCTGGCTGGACGCGACCGGCCGGCGGCTGCCCGCGCCGTACTTCCCCGGCTTCGACACGCTCGGCACGCTCACCCACCTGCGGGCCACCGGGTACGACCACAGCTGGTTCATCCTCAACCAGCGGATCATCGAGAAGGAGTTCGCGCTCTCCGGCTCCGAGCAGAACCCGGACCTGACCGGCCGCAGCGTCCCCGGCGTGGTCCAGCGGGTCCGGCCGGGCCCGCCCGCGCCGGTCGCCGCGTTCATGCGCCACGGCGAGGACTTCGTGATCGCGCCGACGCTGCCGGAACTGGTCGACGGCATGCGGAAGCTGGTCCCCGAGGTGCCGCTCAGCCTGCCCGCGATCCAGGAGACCGTCGAGGCGCGGGACCGGGAGGCGGCCAACCCGTTCGGCAAGGACGCGCAGCTCACCGCGGTCCGGGCCACCCGGCGCTATATCGTCGACCGGGTGCAACGCGTCGCGGCACCACACCGCCTCCTCGACCCGAAGGCCGGGCCGCTCATCGCGGTACGGCTCAACCTGCTGACCCGCAAGACGCTCGGCGGGCTGCAGACCGACCTGTCCGCCCGCGTGCTCGGCCCCGCCGGGCAGCCGGTCCCCGGCCTCTACGCGGCCGGCGAGGTGGCCGGCTTCGGCGGCGGGGGCATGCACGGGTACGCGTCGCTGGAGGGCACGTTCCTGGGCGGCTGCCTGTTCACCGGGCGGGTGGCCGGGCGCGAGGCCGCGGCGGCGGTGGCCTAG
- a CDS encoding helix-turn-helix domain-containing protein encodes MTNDALLDLEPGLARLPPEAGARLRLLRPELHARVLGAIRSALAGQGRPVAVRNVELGVRTAVDAFAEGVADPARPMGASREVFHALGRTEFDEGYRVDALRSVLTLGAREIWSFVTAHEVAPPADLYLLAGALFGFADSLAGAAAEGYLAAQRDSGHDWALARRRLIALLVQADPPGEAALRAAADAARWPLPATVAVASVEGTDADHVARAVGGGAVAAVIDDAVRVVVPSPPGLDPLKRALAGRRAALGPVVDTARARLSYRLSQRALHQLAPAAGVIECDAHLVPLLIGWEPGLADHLAARTLAPLDGLRPAARATLEATLLAWLRAQGQVIPAAAALHTHPQTVRYRLRRLRELFGDALDDPDARLRLWLAAGAVTSR; translated from the coding sequence GTGACAAACGACGCGCTGCTCGACCTGGAACCCGGCCTGGCCCGGCTGCCGCCCGAGGCCGGCGCGCGGCTGCGCCTGCTCCGGCCGGAGCTGCACGCCCGCGTGCTGGGCGCGATCCGGTCCGCGCTCGCCGGCCAGGGCCGCCCGGTCGCCGTCCGCAACGTGGAGCTGGGCGTACGGACCGCGGTGGACGCGTTCGCGGAGGGCGTGGCGGACCCGGCCCGCCCGATGGGCGCGAGCCGCGAGGTCTTCCACGCGCTCGGCCGCACCGAGTTCGACGAGGGCTACCGAGTGGACGCGCTGCGCTCCGTGCTCACGCTGGGCGCGCGGGAGATCTGGTCGTTCGTGACCGCGCACGAGGTGGCGCCGCCGGCCGACCTGTATCTGCTGGCTGGCGCGCTGTTCGGCTTCGCCGACTCGCTGGCCGGCGCCGCCGCCGAGGGCTACCTGGCCGCGCAGCGCGACTCCGGGCACGACTGGGCGCTCGCCCGGCGCCGGCTGATCGCGCTGCTGGTGCAGGCGGACCCGCCCGGCGAGGCGGCGCTGCGCGCGGCGGCGGACGCGGCGCGCTGGCCGCTGCCCGCGACGGTCGCGGTGGCGAGCGTGGAGGGCACGGACGCGGACCACGTCGCGCGCGCGGTCGGCGGCGGCGCGGTGGCCGCGGTGATCGACGACGCCGTCCGCGTGGTCGTACCGTCGCCGCCCGGTCTCGATCCGCTGAAACGGGCGCTCGCGGGTCGCCGGGCCGCGCTCGGGCCGGTCGTGGACACCGCCCGCGCCCGGCTCTCCTACCGGTTGTCCCAGCGCGCGCTCCACCAGCTCGCGCCCGCGGCCGGGGTGATCGAGTGCGACGCCCACCTGGTGCCGCTGCTGATCGGCTGGGAGCCCGGGCTCGCCGATCACCTGGCCGCGCGCACGCTGGCGCCGCTGGACGGCCTGCGCCCGGCGGCCCGCGCCACGCTGGAGGCGACGCTGCTGGCCTGGCTGCGCGCGCAGGGTCAGGTGATCCCGGCCGCGGCGGCGCTGCACACGCACCCGCAGACCGTGCGGTACCGGCTGCGGCGGCTGCGCGAGCTGTTCGGCGACGCGCTCGACGACCCGGACGCGCGCCTGCGCCTGTGGCTGGCGGCCGGCGCGGTCACCAGCCGGTGA
- a CDS encoding long-chain-fatty-acid--CoA ligase: MADDRPWLAAYPEGVPAEITVPDKPLTANLDAAVARFPDRVALDFLGAATTYRELGEQVARAAGALHELGVRAGDRVALVLPNCPQHVVAFYAVLRLGAIVVEHNPLYTKDELAQQLADHGARVAVVWQKVAALVEATRDRTSVETIIAVDLPAALPTLKRLALRLPLAQARRTRADMTAPAPASALSWEKLVARAAPIPDGVPGPSVGDTALLQYTGGTTGTPKGAILTHRNLAANAEQNRAWVPGLRDGGEVFYAVLPMFHVYGVTLCLTTAVMIGATTVLLPRFDPGMVLDAAKRRPPTFFPGVPTMYDRLGAEVVKRGADLSSARYAISGAMALPPDTVERWEKITGGLLIEGYGMTETSPITVGNPMSTGRRAGSIGVPFPSTRVRLADRDDPSVDVPPGEPGELLIQGPQVFSGYWNLPDETARVLLPGGWIRTGDVAVMSEDGYLTIVDRIKELIITGGFNVYPSEIETLLRRHPDVADAAVVGLPSENAGEQVVAVVVPAEGATPDPDELRAWARERLAGYKAPRRIVIATELPRSMIGKVLRRQVRDNLLAS, from the coding sequence GTGGCAGACGATCGTCCCTGGCTGGCGGCGTATCCGGAGGGTGTCCCGGCGGAGATCACGGTCCCCGACAAGCCGCTCACGGCGAACCTGGACGCGGCCGTGGCACGCTTCCCGGACCGGGTCGCGCTCGACTTCCTCGGCGCCGCAACGACCTACCGTGAGCTGGGCGAACAGGTCGCGCGCGCAGCCGGCGCGCTGCACGAGCTGGGCGTCCGCGCCGGTGACCGGGTCGCGCTGGTCCTGCCGAACTGCCCGCAGCACGTGGTGGCGTTCTACGCGGTCCTCCGGCTCGGCGCGATCGTGGTCGAGCACAACCCGCTCTACACCAAGGACGAACTGGCGCAGCAGCTCGCCGACCACGGCGCGCGCGTCGCCGTGGTCTGGCAGAAGGTCGCGGCGCTGGTCGAGGCCACGCGCGACCGGACGAGCGTCGAGACGATCATCGCGGTGGACCTGCCCGCCGCGCTGCCCACGCTCAAGCGGCTGGCGCTGCGGCTGCCGCTCGCCCAGGCCCGCCGCACCCGCGCGGACATGACCGCGCCCGCCCCCGCCTCCGCGCTGAGCTGGGAGAAGCTGGTCGCGCGCGCGGCGCCGATCCCGGACGGCGTGCCCGGCCCGTCGGTGGGGGACACCGCGCTGTTGCAGTACACCGGCGGCACCACCGGCACGCCCAAGGGCGCGATCCTCACCCACCGCAACCTCGCGGCGAACGCGGAGCAGAACCGGGCCTGGGTGCCGGGCCTGCGCGACGGCGGCGAGGTGTTCTACGCGGTGCTGCCGATGTTCCACGTGTACGGCGTGACGCTCTGCCTCACCACGGCCGTGATGATCGGCGCGACCACCGTGCTGCTGCCCCGATTCGACCCCGGCATGGTGCTGGACGCGGCGAAGCGCCGGCCGCCCACGTTCTTCCCGGGCGTGCCGACCATGTACGACCGGCTCGGCGCCGAGGTGGTCAAGCGCGGCGCCGACCTCTCCTCGGCCCGGTACGCGATCTCCGGTGCGATGGCGCTGCCGCCGGACACGGTCGAGCGCTGGGAGAAGATCACCGGCGGGCTGCTGATCGAGGGGTACGGCATGACCGAGACCTCCCCGATCACGGTCGGCAATCCGATGTCCACGGGCCGCCGCGCCGGCTCGATCGGCGTGCCGTTCCCGTCCACCCGCGTCCGGCTCGCCGACCGCGACGACCCGAGCGTGGACGTGCCGCCCGGCGAGCCCGGCGAGTTGCTCATCCAGGGCCCGCAGGTGTTCTCCGGCTACTGGAACCTGCCGGACGAGACCGCGCGCGTGCTGCTGCCCGGCGGCTGGATCCGCACCGGCGACGTGGCCGTGATGAGCGAGGACGGCTACCTCACCATCGTCGACCGGATCAAGGAACTGATCATCACGGGCGGCTTCAACGTGTACCCGTCCGAGATCGAGACGCTGCTGCGCCGCCACCCCGACGTGGCGGACGCGGCCGTGGTCGGCCTGCCCTCGGAGAACGCGGGCGAGCAGGTCGTCGCCGTGGTGGTGCCGGCCGAGGGCGCCACGCCCGACCCGGACGAGCTGCGTGCCTGGGCGCGGGAACGACTGGCCGGCTACAAGGCGCCGCGCCGCATCGTGATCGCCACCGAGCTGCCGCGCAGCATGATCGGCAAGGTGCTGCGCCGCCAGGTCCGGGACAACCTGCTGGCGTCGTAG
- a CDS encoding phosphatase PAP2 family protein: protein MDRRQAYLAIWLVLLTAAQSAALLAVYRVFVQTRTGQAVDTISLTANQIGRDELEGPVTLVLNAMSVVSLALVTALVFFIAAIRRRYLLAVVAIVIIVGANVTTQLLKLRGLRPDYGIDPDRVTVGNTLPSGHTTIAASVAIAFILVLPRALSGPGTIAVAVWSAFAGVATLAAGWHRPSDAVAAFLVAGVWASAACLLLVPSLPRSGLDPPARGLGWAAGVLLGAGVAALIMAVLLLRLTHDVINWSIEDLSRSRLLVAYAGGASGIAGTACLVLGLVAATVPRMVPARP, encoded by the coding sequence ATGGACCGGCGGCAGGCATACCTCGCGATCTGGCTCGTGCTGCTGACCGCGGCCCAGTCGGCCGCGCTGCTCGCCGTCTACCGCGTCTTCGTCCAGACCCGCACCGGCCAGGCCGTCGACACCATCTCGCTCACCGCCAACCAGATCGGCCGCGACGAGTTGGAGGGCCCGGTCACCCTGGTGCTCAACGCCATGTCCGTGGTGTCGCTCGCGCTGGTCACCGCGCTCGTCTTCTTCATCGCCGCGATCCGCCGCCGGTACCTGCTCGCCGTGGTCGCCATCGTGATCATCGTCGGCGCGAACGTCACCACCCAGTTGCTCAAGCTCCGCGGCCTGCGTCCCGACTACGGCATCGACCCCGACCGGGTCACCGTCGGCAACACCCTCCCCAGCGGTCACACCACGATCGCCGCCTCGGTGGCGATCGCCTTCATCCTGGTCCTGCCGCGCGCGCTCAGCGGCCCCGGCACGATCGCGGTGGCCGTCTGGTCCGCGTTCGCCGGCGTGGCCACGCTTGCCGCCGGCTGGCACCGCCCCAGCGACGCGGTGGCCGCGTTCCTGGTAGCGGGCGTCTGGGCCTCGGCCGCCTGCCTGCTGCTCGTCCCATCACTGCCCCGATCCGGCCTGGACCCGCCCGCCCGGGGCCTCGGCTGGGCCGCGGGCGTGCTGCTGGGCGCCGGCGTGGCCGCACTGATCATGGCCGTCCTGCTGCTCCGGCTCACCCACGACGTGATCAACTGGTCGATCGAGGACCTCAGCCGGTCCCGCCTGCTGGTGGCCTACGCCGGCGGCGCCTCCGGCATCGCCGGCACCGCCTGTCTCGTCCTGGGCCTCGTAGCGGCCACCGTTCCCCGAATGGTCCCCGCCCGCCCGTAG